One stretch of Desulfobacterales bacterium DNA includes these proteins:
- the rpsI gene encoding 30S ribosomal protein S9, producing the protein MNQENIYYATGKRKTSIAKTWIKPGKGEITVNKRPVDEYFPIESLKGDLLQPLQLTNTVDSFDIRVSVIGGGISGQSGAIRHGITKALLLANPDFRPILKKAGFITRDSRAKERKKYGQKGARARFQFSKR; encoded by the coding sequence ATGAACCAAGAAAACATTTATTACGCAACGGGAAAACGAAAAACATCTATAGCAAAAACCTGGATAAAACCGGGCAAGGGTGAGATTACAGTCAATAAACGGCCGGTAGATGAATATTTTCCGATTGAATCCCTGAAGGGTGACCTGCTTCAACCGCTCCAGTTGACCAATACCGTTGACTCCTTTGATATACGTGTCAGCGTTATCGGCGGCGGAATTTCGGGACAGTCCGGAGCGATTCGTCATGGTATTACCAAAGCACTGCTTCTTGCAAATCCTGATTTCAGGCCGATTTTGAAAAAAGCCGGTTTTATCACCCGTGACTCCAGAGCTAAAGAAAGAAAAAAATACGGTCAAAAAGGTGCAAGAGCCAGATTCCAGTTTTCAAAACGTTAA
- the rplM gene encoding 50S ribosomal protein L13 yields the protein MKKYTYSAKESDNKGKWLIVDAEGEVLGRLASAVAAHLRGKHNPLYTPHADTGDSVIVINADKIKLTGRKWEQKNYYRHSGYVGGLKTITAAKLMEKRPEDLLRFAVKGMLPKNTLGRKIFKKLKVYVGSQHPHDAQQPAVLDI from the coding sequence GTGAAAAAATATACGTATAGTGCAAAAGAGTCAGACAACAAGGGTAAATGGCTTATTGTTGACGCTGAAGGTGAAGTGCTTGGACGACTGGCAAGTGCGGTGGCGGCCCATTTAAGAGGAAAACACAACCCCCTGTATACCCCCCATGCGGATACCGGAGATTCGGTGATTGTTATCAATGCTGATAAAATCAAATTGACCGGGAGGAAATGGGAGCAGAAGAATTATTATCGTCACAGCGGGTATGTGGGCGGATTGAAGACGATCACGGCAGCAAAACTTATGGAAAAAAGACCGGAAGATTTGCTCCGTTTTGCCGTAAAGGGGATGCTTCCGAAAAACACGCTTGGGCGGAAAATATTCAAGAAGCTGAAAGTCTATGTAGGTAGTCAGCATCCACACGATGCCCAGCAGCCAGCCGTACTGGATATATAA